Proteins encoded within one genomic window of Cucumis sativus cultivar 9930 chromosome 3, Cucumber_9930_V3, whole genome shotgun sequence:
- the LOC101206586 gene encoding chromatin structure-remodeling complex protein SYD isoform X3, translating to MAASQNVELEAAKFLHKLIQESRDEPAKLATKLYVILQHMKSSGKEHSMPYQVISRAMETVINQHGLDIEALRASRLPLTGGTQMGDSSTAQYAVAGSSSVVGAGKDSKMGISGSEMSKSSPLASSKPPVGPSSTDHDYYPGSATHRSGQSFDQESPSSLDSRSANSQSQEKHDSVNWAKQLNDKDGKKGSKKRKKVDTSVVEPPSDNTHQLDTRNSLVNSRNVKTNRVEPTAYLAKGGNIEQVKHGLTKATEKPIDPQLYSVNRGDGTSTSNEKVLESELPMPSTSSVDATKMIQGTWRNNGPEMSMLRNSVSREAGKLPVSQVPTPSQSRLPFKEQQLKQLRAQCLVFLAFRNGLMPKKLHLEIALGNNFPKEEGLRKDVDPRGISQSFNEARSSNEGMMPSGKLDAGRETGMVAPGAVSAGRTFEADSMKDIDNRRVEEKKVTSSDYSVQAEVRKAEAEGMREKTTAQTCLSSGSHPPDFSGTRGVLTANNPVEDLENSNLQATAAAGISKPLNPETVGWTGIGSTNEISRVSLPAFASQHELVVDRKNDVSAQLHIVRNNSGLGSQHIDSQSSFSMGERWKPISGTYDQYHAVMPSRDASVIPNIASHDDMHVPESESRCITEVQKVASIDEGKNGSLNTMEQEDNGKSMPSDLPMSPKNTMSEKWIMDRQKKKLLNEQNWLLKQQKTEKRIITCFDKLKETVSSSEDISAKTRSVIELKKLQLLQLQRRLRNDFLNDFFKPISTEMDRLKSFKKHKHGRRIKQLEKFEQRMKEERQKRIRERQKEFFGEIEVHKERLDDVFKVKRERWKGFNKYVKEFHKRKERIHREKIDRIQREKINLLKINDVEGYLRMVQDAKSDRVKQLLKETEKYLQKLGSKLQEAKSMASDMDDGGAVNVAEKSEAAIENEDEAKHYLESNEKYYMMAHSVKESIAEQPSCLQGGKLREYQMNGLRWLVSLYNNHLNGILADEMGLGKTVQVISLICYLMETKNDRGPFLVVVPSSVLPGWESEINFWAPSVLKIVYSGPPEERRKLFKERIVHQKFNVLLTTYEYLMNKHDRPKLSKIHWHYIIIDEGHRIKNASCKLNADLKHYQSSHRLLLTGTPLQNNLEELWALLNFLLPNIFNSSEDFSQWFNKPFESNGDNSADQALLSEEENLLIINRLHQVLRPFVLRRLKHKVENELPEKIERLVRCEASAYQKLLMRRVEDNLGSIGSTKVRSVHNSVMELRNICNHPYLSQLHAEEVDNLIPKHYLPPIVRLCGKLEMLDRILPKLKATDHRVLFFSTMTRLLDVMEEYLQWKQYRYLRLDGHTSGGDRGALIELFNRQNSPYFIFLLSIRAGGVGVNLQAADTVIIFDTDWNPQVDLQAQARAHRIGQKRDVLVLRFETVQTVEEQVRAAAEHKLGVANQSITAGFFDNNTSAEDRREYLESLLRECKKEEASPVLDDDALNDLLARSESEIDVFETVDKERQEHEMATWKKLVLGHGISEPVPSIPSRLVTDDDLKVFYETMKITEEVPKAGEASHAGVKRKSEYLGSLDTQHYGRGKRAREVRSYEEQWTEEEFEKMCKVDSPESPRSKEAVAGEPSASVSGSVEAAVLKTEEPASSPLAPAQPLAPVQPLAPVQPLAPVQPMPQHQTPPSKRGRGRPKRSTVDKLPAPVVPLPSLSITAKTETGLQGETISSISKTGCLDSLPGQGITGQIASGAAPNSLLTTPVPSIIPASESAPACSPAPIQAKGHGRKTQTGQEAPRRRGKKQGIVPPPVPCSQSSDLRQDDLSPGKLTNPVAGQVNVASEVVSNASATQPPTSFPGSTPSKPVTGPNDQPAIGVSSNLEPSAAMPSVSSTSQIAPNLIPKPVQPRGPYRKTQSAAGAPRRRGKKQAGPTPALPNTMAAASLSSNMNLQKNHMDSSSSLESSKSTDNSNQGKETVSLSTSVSTVGPQGCTEQSQNTEHLSKSTGAAQDATISNNIVDETLKTHSLQDTPAVPVCGPPTTSLSSSVTVELSPKTVIDVAPETAPSSQSIHSLPSVASTLQPASQSPPPGFVQPKRQGRKTPRNRDEPPRRRGRKPAALAPVVPDGGSVSKEAKDLNVHVQPAQMGDSSSKDTCLKGKTGTENLESTSVQNVAGVTQIVDTVHSLGPKRKEQAPKTAQHKQLLASSTKSDATGTLDRTTISGRYQTANVNDVARVMKEVFSGTGLSKAKVGESSGKESKDAPAMPVLSKSSVEVIRNNQSEATLATVLNSNIPVGAHELESSVRPGSANASEECIIPTIDEENCASSKANAVNILVESREMSAACSIVASGSGISSNFNNADHNPPEGSTISSSLVDCNSSKTPKVTDDALKSETKPVSGELLKSSPDRSSYEVPSSLNNDGASHPAPTLPVASDSSHTNMITAPCTNQENNGCQSLSGHHENLDHSGITSFDESSDALMSGAEPDVQGCLSVATMDIERKNNEVNDVAPILEQMDPATKQDVDIVLGKSSGSVDHADTGASDMVKEASGNKLELASEGLPNFPSSDDGNAKVQEVCAGSPDDSNIAKSNRGSLEFDLVPPRVDAAECFIKTDVEEQKAPELNTSSKCILEENLNVPEKKEKVMENNAEFGEPKDVPEPIAPTQDNEDNKGDNHDACLMDVDVSRNDDLDESDAGGLIPADTSPSTSVRPNESKSSDAIVQTDMSDGEHVPEDTTATKVLPSSSQEGVENCSFTSVVDQVDSLGKLEEPKNIGVSANLQVIVSQDDVISENLVREDSNDTSIALQEGKIEGSGEINRGSPSEERQSDPQVEEVLVDRIEEDKSGNLAQPLSSTEVKEINMMVLPTSLDNSGDQTDLPESSSTMTDREIIGNSCKDDLQECTVTDSIKTLQDSRELPKELSQVSAVFASTNSNEESPQLDPPQLDPLSSPVSLERPSDNPMSSDHMVATHDNIVLSENVSSVLLVSEENKRQSSSEKSLSDSAEPLEDCKDSDNSSDRLVITQVNKEQLLSISENLVSVDSSNHMEVSTSDQINVPQTEESVPVNPVDTLNQPLPSTSTMEEDKSETSFDSGLIAVPLLLTDVLQTETEPMDTSQPGGILEDASGETILPSSSLLEEVGEPSLDKAVTASPSSLPVENESMERSPVSSPADNAIAVVETVVCDEANVSTENERCPPADCAGDLEMAICNEADVPPVSDTVQDPANSVTSVELAIRDEVDVPPVCDSANAPADTSTICDQADAAPPADTSTICDQADAAPPADTSTICDQADAAPPASELKQDPVDSTLACDQADVSPVSDSLPENKSPNLDLPPGSPPVKDEITVETQERSPEETPVDKSSVESETEDPKQSE from the exons ATGGCAGCATCACAAAATGTTGAGTTGGAAGCAGCGAAATTTCTGCACAAACTTATTCAAGAATCTAGAGATGAGCCAGCAAAATTGGCTACGAAACTCTATGTG ATACTGCAACACATGAAATCAAGTGGGAAAGAGCATTCGATGCCATATCAAGTAATTTCGAG GGCCATGGAGACTGTCATCAACCAACATGGTCTTGATATTGAAGCTTTGAGGGCATCACGCCTTCCTTTGACTGGTGGAACTCAGATGGGCGATTCTTCAACTGCACAATATGCAG ttgcAGGTTCTTCCAGCGTTGTTGGTGCTGGTAAAGATTCCAAAATGGGTATATCTGGAAGTGAGATGTCTAAAAGTAGCCCACTGGCTTCAAGCAAGCCGCCTGTTGGCCCAAGTAGTACAGATCACGACTATTATCCAGGTTCTGCAACTCATCGGAGTGGTCAATCTTTTGATCAAGAAAGTCCATCTAGTTTGGATTCAAGGTCTGCCAACTCACAGTCACAAGAGAAGCATGATTCAGTGAATTGGGCCAAGCAATTAAATGATAAGGATGGTAAAAAGGGCAgcaagaagaggaagaaggtgGATACATCAGTTGTGGAGCCACCTAGCGACAATACTCATCAACTTGATACACGCAACTCATTGGTTAATTCTAGGAATGTAAAGACGAACAGGGTTGAACCGACGGCATATCTAGCTAAAGGAG GCAATATTGAGCAGGTAAAGCATGGATTGACCAAAGCTACAGAAAAGCCTATTGACCCTCAATTGTATTCTGTAAACCGCGGTGATGGGACATCTACCTCCAATGAAAAAGTTTTGGAGAGTGAACTACCCATGCCTAGCACATCATCAGTTGATGCTACGAAAATGATCCAA GGTACATGGCGGAACAATGGACCAGAAATGAGCATGTTGCGCAACTCAGTTTCTAGAGAAGCAGGAAAGCTTCCTGTTTCTCAGGTTCCTACCCCATCCCAATCACGTTTGCCTTTCAAGGAACAACAATTGAAACAACTTAGGGCGCAGTGCCTTGTGTTTTTAGCATTCAG AAATGGTTTGATGCCAAAGAAACTGCACCTTGAAATTGCCCTGGGGAATAATTTTCCTAAAGAAG AGGGGCTTCGCAAAGATGTTGATCCTAGAGGTATTTCTCAATCTTTTAATGAGGCCAGAAGTTCCAATGAAGGAATGATGCCATCTGGAAAATTGGATGCTGGAAGGGAAACAGGTATGGTGGCCCCGGGTGCGGTATCTGCTGGAAGAACCTTTGAAGCTGATTCCATGAAAGATATAGATAATAGGAGAGTGGAGGAAAAAAAGGTTACATCTTCTGACTATTCTGTTCAAGCAGAAGTAAGAAAGGCAGAGGCTGAAGGTATGCGGGAAAAGACAACTGCTCAAACATGCTTGAGCTCTGGATCACATCCGCCTGACTTTTCAGGTACAAGGGGGGTTTTAACTGCAAATAATCCTGTTGAAGATTTGGAGAATAGCAATCTTCAAGCCACTGCTGCAGCGGGTATAAGCAAGCCATTGAACCCTGAAACAGTTGGCTGGACAGGAATTGGAAGCACAAATGAGATTTCTAGGGTAAGTCTACCGGCGTTTGCTAGTCAGCATGAGCTGGTAGTTGATAGGAAGAATGATGTATCTGCTCAGTTGCACATTGTTCGGAACAATAGTGGATTGGGGAGTCAACATATTGATAGTCAGTCTTCTTTTTCAATGGGAGAACGGTGGAAGCCTATCTCTGGGACATATGATCAATACCATGCTGTCATGCCCTCTAGAGATGCTAGTGTGATCCCAAATATTGCATCTCATG ATGATATGCATGTGCCAGAATCTGAATCCAGATGCATCACAGAAGTGCAAAAAGTGGCATCTATTGATGAAGGGAAAAATGGCAGCCTAAATACTATGGAACAAGAAGACAATGGTAAGTCAATGCCATCTGATTTGCCGATGTCTCCAAAGAACACCATGTCAGAGAAATGGATAATGGATCGGCAGAAAAAGAAACTCCTAAATGAGCAAAATTGGTTActgaaacaacaaaaaactgAGAAACGTATTATCACCTGTTTTGATAAGTTAAAG GAAACTGTCAGCTCGTCAGAAGATATATCTGCAAAAACTAGAAGTGTTATAGAATTGAAAAAGCTTCAACTCTTGCAGCTTCAGCGCCGGCTCAGGAA TGATTTTCTCAATGATTTCTTCAAACCAATTTCAACTGAGATGGACCGATTGAAATCTTTCAAGAAGCATAAACATGGTAGGAGGATTAAACAACTTGAAAAATTTGAGCAGAGAATGAAGGAGGAGAGGCAGAAGAGAATTCGGGAGAGGCAAAAGGAATTCTTTGGTGAGATAGAAGTTCACAA GGAAAGACTTGATGACGTATTTAAAGTTAAGAGAGAGAGGTGGAAGGGTTTCAATAAGTATGTTAAGGAGTTCCACAAAAGGAAGGAACGAATTCATCGTGAGAAGATTGACAGAATCCAGCGTGAGAAGATCAATCTTTTGAAGATCAACGATGTAGAGGGGTATCTTCGAATGGTGCAG GATGCAAAATCAGATCGTGTTAAGCAACTTCTCAAGGAGACTGAAAAATATCTTCAAAAGCTTGGATCCAAGCTTCAAGAGGCAAAGTCCATGGCAAGCGATATGGATGATGGAGGAGCTGTGAATGTTGCTGAAAAGAGTGAAGCTGCgattgaaaatgaagatgagGCAAAG CATTATTTAGAAAGTAACGAGAAGTACTACATGATGGCTCATAG TGTTAAGGAAAGCATAGCTGAGCAGCCTTCTTGTCTTCAGGGAGGAAAGTTGAGGGA gTATCAGATGAATGGGCTTCGGTGGCTTGTTTCTCTGTATAACAACCATTTGAATGGAATTCTTGCCGATGAAATGGGGCTTGGAAAAACTGTTCAG GTAATTTCCCTAATCTGTTATTTAATGGAGACTAAAAATGATCGAGGTCCCTTTTTGGTGGTTGTGCCATCATCCGTTTTACCCGGATGGGAGTCAGAGATCAACTTCTGGGCCCCTAGTGTGCTTAAAATCGTGTATTCTGGGCCTCCAGAAGAGCGGCGTAAATTATTCAA AGAGAGAATTGTTCATCAGAAATTTAATGTACTACTGACCACATACGAATATCTGATGAACAAGCATGATAGGCCAAAACTGAGCAAGATTCATTGGCACTACATCATAATTGATGAAGGCCATCGTATAAAGAATGCTTCCTGCAAATTGAATGCGGATCTAAAGCACTATCAGAGTTCTCACAGATTACTCTTGACTGGAACACCACTACAG AACAATCTTGAAGAGCTGTGGGCATTACTAAACTTTTTGTtgccaaatatttttaattcatcaGAGGATTTTTCACAGTGGTTCAACAAACCATTTGAGAGTAATGGTGATAATTCAGCTGACCAA GCTTTGCTTTCTGAAGAGGAGAATCTTTTGATCATAAATCGACTGCACCAAGTGCTTCGCCCGTTTGTTCTTCGGAGGCTTAAACACAag GTGGAAAATGAACTGCCAGAAAAGATTGAAAGACTTGTAAGATGTGAGGCTTCTGCATATCAGAAACTTTTGATGAGGAGAGTAGAGGATAACCTTGGTTCAATAGGAAGCACAAAG GTCCGGTCAGTGCATAATTCAGTGATGGAGCTGCGTAATATTTGCAATCATCCTTATCTAAGCCAACTTCATGCAGAGGAG GTTGATAATTTGATACCTAAGCATTACCTGCCACCCATTGTTAGACTCTGTGGGAAGCTGGAGATGTTAGATAGAATATTACCAAAGCTAAAAGCAACTGATCATCGG GTTCTCTTCTTTTCCACCATGACTAGACTGCTAGATGTTATGGAGGAATATCTTCAGTGGAAACAATATCGATATCTACGATTGGATGGACATACGTCTGGGGGTGATCGTGGTGCACTAATTGAGTTATTTAACCGGCAAAATTCTCCCTACTTTATATTCCTTCTTAG CATTCGAGCGGGTGGTGTGGGAGTGAATCTCCAAGCTGCTGATACAGTGATTATCTTCGACACAGACTGGAATCCACAG GTTGATCTACAAGCACAGGCTAGGGCTCATAGAATTGGGCAGAAGAGGGACGTACTTGTTCTTAGATTTGAAACA GTTCAAACTGTAGAAGAACAAGTGAGAGCTGCTGCGGAGCATAAACTAGGAGTGGCTAATCAAAGTATTACAGCTGGTTTTTTTGACAACAATACAAG TGCTGAAGATCGAAGAGAATATTTGGAATCTCTTCTACGTGAGtgtaagaaagaagaagcttCACCTGTACTAGATGATGATGCTCTGAATGATCTCCTAGCACGCAG TGAGTCAGAGATAGATGTGTTTGAAACAGTTGACAAAGAACGGCAAGAGCATGAGATG GCGACATGGAAGAAGCTGGTACTTGGCCATGGAATTTCTGAGCCTGTTCCTTCCATCCCTTCACGTCTTGTAACAGATGATGACCTGAAAGTATTCTACGAAACAATGAAGATAACTGAAGAAGTACCAAAAGCTGGGGAGGCTTCCCATGCAGGGGTCAAGAGGAAGAGTGAATATCTTGGAAGCCTTGACACCCAACACTATGGGAGGGGGAAGCGGGCAAGAGAG GTGCGATCCTATGAGGAACAGTGGACAGAAGAGGAATTTGAAAAGATGTGCAAGGTTGACTCCCCTGAATCCCCTAGGTCAAAGGAAGCTGTGGCAGGAGAACCATCGGCCAGTGTTAGTGGATCAGTTGAAGCGGCTGTTTTGAAGACAGAAGAACCTGCTTCCTCTCCTCTGGCTCCTGCTCAGCCCTTGGCTCCTGTTCAGCCCTTGGCTCCTGTTCAGCCTTTGGCTCCTGTTCAGCCTATGCCCCAGCATCAAACACCACCTTCGAAGCGAGGTCGTGGAAGACCAAAAAGATCAACTGTTGATAAGCTGCCTGCTCCAGTGGTTCCTCTTCCATCTCTTTCTATAACAGCCAAAACGGAAACGGGGTTACAGGGGGAAACTATTTCAAGCATTTCTAAAACTGGCTGTCTTGATTCTTTGCCTGGTCAAGGAATAACTGGTCAAATTGCTTCAGGGGCTGCTCCAAATTCTCTGTTAACTACCCCAGTGCCTAGTATTATTCCTGCCTCTGAATCAGCTCCAGCTTGCTCCCCTGCACCAATTCAAGCGAAAGGTCATGGTCGAAAAACTCAAACTGGACAAGAAGCTCCTCGGAGAAGGGGGAAAAAACAGGGGATAGTACCACCTCCTGTTCCTTGCAGTCAATCCTCCGATTTAAGACAAGATGACCTATCGCCGGGTAAATTGACAAATCCAGTGGCAGGTCAAGTTAATGTTGCAAGCGAAGTTGTTTCTAATGCTTCTGCCACACAGCCTCCCACTTCTTTCCCTGGTTCTACCCCTTCAAAACCTGTCACTGGACCTAATGATCAACCTGCCATTGGGgtttcatcaaatttggaaCCTAGTGCTGCTATGCCTTCTGTGTCTTCTACATCTCAAATTGCCCCTAATTTAATTCCTAAACCTGTACAGCCCAGAGGACCATATCGGAAGACTCAAAGTGCTGCTGGAGCGCCACGACGTAGAGGAAAGAAACAGGCAGGACCAACTCCTGCATTACCTAACACCATGGCTGCTGCTAGTCTAAGCTCAAATATGAATTTGCAAAAGAACCATATGGATTCTTCTTCAA GTTTGGAATCTTCTAAATCAACAGATAATTCCAATCAGGGCAAGGAGACAGTGAGCTTGTCAACTTCTGTTAGTACTGTGGGACCACAAG GGTGTACAGAACAAAGTCAAAATACTGAACACTTGAGTAAGAGTACTGGTGCTGCCCAGGATGCAACTATATCCAATAACATTGTGGATGAGACTTTGAAGACCCATAGTTTGCAAGACACACCTGCAGTTCCAGTATGTGGTCCTCCAACCACCTCTTTATCTAGTTCTGTTACTGTGGAGTTGAGTCCCAAAACTGTTATAGATGTTGCTCCAGAGACTGCTCCTAGTTCCCAGTCAATCCATTCATTACCGTCAGTGGCTTCAACCTTGCAACCTGCCTCTCAATCTCCGCCACCCGGATTTGTGCAACCTAAACGGCAAGGTCGTAAGACTCCTAGAAACAGGGATGAGCCCCCTCGACGTAGGGGTAGAAAACCGGCTGCATTGGCCCCTGTAGTTCCTGACGGTGGTTCAGTTAGCAAGGAAGCTAAAGATTTGAATGTGCATGTGCAACCAGCGCAAATGGGGGATTCAAGTAGTAAAGACACATGTCTAAAAGGTAAAACTGGGACCGAGAATCTAGAATCAACCAGTGTTCAAAATGTCGCAGGTGTGACCCAAATTGTAGATACTGTGCATTCCCTGGGTCCAAAAAGAAAGGAGCAAGCACCCAAAACTGCTCAACACAAACAATTGTTGGCATCATCAACAAAAAGTGATGCTACTGGAACCTTGGACAGGACCACTATATCAGGCCGTTATCAAACTGCAAACGTGAATGATGTTGCTCGAGTAATGAAGGAGGTCTTCTCTGGAACTGGCTTGTCAAAAGCGAAAGTTGGAGAGTCTTCTGGGAAAGAAAGCAAGGATGCCCCTGCAATGCCTGTTTTGAGCAAGTCGTCTGTGGAGGTGATCAGAAATAATCAGTCAGAGGCTACTTTAGCCACTGTTTTAAATTCCAACATTCCAGTTGGGGCTCATGAACTAGAATCTTCAGTTAGACCAGGTTCTGCAAATGCTTCAGAAGAATGCATCATTCCAACGATCGACGAGGAAAATTGTGCAAGTTCGAAGGCTAATGCAGTAAATATATTGGTTGAATCAAGAGAAATGTCTGCCGCATGCTCAATTGTG GCTAGTGGCTCTggaatttcatcaaatttcaacaatGCTGACCATAATCCACCAGAAGGCTCAACTATTTCCTCAAGTCTGGTTGATTGTAATTCATCAAAAACTCCTAAGGTGACGGATGATGCATTGAAAAGCGAAACAAAACCTGTTAGTGGGGAACTCTTAAAATCTTCTCCTGATAGAAGCAGCTATGAAGTTCCCTCATCTTTGAATAACGATGGTGCAAGTCACCCTGCTCCTACATTGCCTGTTGCTTCTGATAGCAGTCATACAAATATGATAACTGCCCCTTGTACGAATCAGGAGAATAATGGCTGTCAAAGTCTCTCGGGTCATCATGAAAATCTTGATCATTCAGGTATTACAAGTTTTGATGAGAGCTCTGATGCACTCATGTCAGGTGCTGAACCTGATGTTCAAGGATGCCTTTCTGTGGCTACCATGGATATTGAGCGTAAGAATAACGAAGTGAATGATGTCGCCCCTATTCTTGAACAAATGGATCCTGCCACAAAGCAGGATGTTGACATTGTGCTGGGGAAGTCTAGTGGCAGTGTAGATCATGCTGACACAGGTGCATCTGATATGGTGAAGGAAGCATCGGGAAATAAATTAGAGCTTGCTTCAGAAGGGTTGCCGAATTTTCCTTCATCTGATGATGGAAATGCTAAAGTCCAAGAAGTTTGTGCTGGAAGTCCTGACGATTCAAATATAGCTAAATCCAATAGAGGCTCTCTGGAGTTCGATCTGGTACCCCCTAGAGTTGACGCTGCAGAATGCTTTATCAAAACTGATGTTGAAGAACAGAAAGCACCAGAGTTAAATACCAGTAGTAAGTGCATCTTGGaggaaaatttgaatgttccagaaaagaaagaaaaagtaatggAAAACAATGCTGAATTTGGTGAGCCTAAAGATGTTCCCGAGCCAATTGCTCCGACCCAGGATAATGAAGACAATAAGGGTGACAACCATGATGCATGTCTCATGGATGTGGATGTCTCCAGGAATGATGATTTAGATGAATCAGATGCTGGTGGACTAATCCCTGCTGATACTTCACCTTCAACATCAGTGAGACCAAATGAATCTAAAAGTTCTGATGCAATTGTTCAAACGGACATGTCTGATGGAGAACATGTGCCAGAAGATACAACGGCTACCAAGGTTCTGCCGTCATCTTCACAGGAAGGGGTAGAAAATTGTTCTTTCACGTCTGTGGTAGATCAAGTTGATAGTTTAGGGAAGTTGGAGGAACCCAAAAATATTGGAGTTAGTGCTAATCTTCAAGTGATTGTGTCTCAGGATGATGTGATTTCAGAAAACCTTGTGCGTGAAGATTCAAATGATACATCCATTGCACTACAGGAAGGGAAGATTGAGGGATCTGGTGAGATAAATCGAGGGTCTCCTAGTGAAGAAAGGCAATCTGATCCTCAAGTTGAAGAGGTTCTTGTTGATCGAATCGAAGAAGATAAATCAGGAAATTTGGCCCAACCACTTTCTTCGACAGAAGTTAAGGAAATAAATATGATGGTGTTACCCACAAGTTTAGATAATTCAGGTGATCAAACTGATTTACCTGAATCCTCATCCACGATGACAGACAGAGAAATTATTGGGAATTCTTGCAAGGATGATTTGCAGGAGTGCACAGTCACGGATTCAATAAAAACTCTCCAGGATAGTAGAGAATTACCAAAAGAGTTATCACAAGTTTCGGCTGTGTTTGCTTCAACCAACAGCAACGAGGAGTCGCCTCAATTGGATCCCCCTCAATTGGATCCCCTTAGCTCCCCAGTCTCTCTGGAGCGACCAAGTGATAATCCAATGAGTAGTGACCATATGGTTGCAACACATGATAACATTGTTTTGTCTGAAAATGTGTCATCTGTTTTGTTAGTTAGTGAAGAAAACAAGCGTCAAAGTTCCTCTGAGAAATCCTTATCTGATAGTGCAGAGCCGTTGGAGGATTGCAAAGATTCTGATAATAGCAGCGACAGATTGGTCATTACTCAAGTCAACAAGGAACAGCTTTTAAGCATCTCCGAAAACCTCGTCTCCGTGGATTCTTCCAATCATATGGAAGTTTCCACTAGTGATCAGATTAATGTTCCTCAAACTGAGGAGTCTGTTCCCGTAAATCCAGTTGATACCTTAAACCAGCCCCTACCTTCTACAAGTACTATGGAAGAAGATAAGTCCGAAACCTCATTTGATAGTGGACTAATTGCTGTCCCCCTGCTGCTGACAGATGTTTTGCAGACTGAAACAGAACCAATGGACACTTCTCAACCTGGTGGTATTTTAGAAGATGCATCAGGAGAAACAATTTtgccttcatcttctttgttgGAAGAG GTGGGGGAGCCTTCTCTAGACAAGGCTGTAACAGCCAGTCCATCCTCTCTACctgttgaaaatgaaagtatgGAACGCTCACCAGTTTCGAGCCCGGCTGATAATGCCATTGCAGTTGTAGAAACAGTTGTATGTGATGAAGCTAATGTATCCACGGAAAATGAAAGGTGCCCACCGGCAGATTGTGCCGGAGATTTAGAAATGGCCATATGCAACGAAGCTGATGTTCCACCAGTCAGTGACACGGTGCAGGATCCGGCCAATAGTGTCACTTCAGTAGAATTAGCCATACGTGATGAAGTTGATGTTCCTCCAGTTTGTGACTCGGCAAACGCTCCAGCTGATACCTCTACGATATGTGATCAAGCTGACGCAGCTCCTCCAGCTGATACCTCTACCATATGTGATCAAGCGGACGCAGCTCCTCCAGCTGATACCTCTACCATATGTGATCAAGCAGATGCAGCTCCTCCAGCTTCCGAGTTAAAACAGGATCCAGTTGATAGCACCCTGGCATGTGATCAAGCGGATGTTTCTCCAGTTTCTGACTCGCTGCCAGAAAATAAGTCTCCAAATTTGGACCTGCCTCCTGGATCTCCACCAGTGAAGGATGAAATAACTGTCGAAACCCAGGAGCGGTCACCGGAGGAAACTCCAGTTGACAAAAGTTCAGTTGAATCCGAAACAGAGGATCCAAAGCAAAGTGAATGA